The nucleotide sequence AGTGCGTCCAAGCGGCCCAGGGGAAACCGGTGATCTTCTTCGGTGCCCGGTTCGACCACTTCAGCGTCCAGGGTGGGGATGGATATGCCGCCAGCATTGGCGGGGCTGAGGCCGTCTCTACCGATGCCGGGGCCGAATGGTGGGGATCACGCGGGATAGGGACCATCCCCCATGCCCTGATCGCCTGTTATCGGGGAGACACAGCCCTGGCCACCTATAAGTTTTACGAGCACATCGCCAAAGGAAGCGATATCAAGGTCATCGCCCTTGTCGATTACCATAACGACAGTGTGGGGACTTCCCTCGAAGTGGCCAGGAAGCTGAAGGATATCCTCTGGGCCATAAGATTGGACACCTCCAATACGATGGTGGACAGGTGTCTCTGGGAGGAGATGATGCAGTTCGACCCCCGGGGGGTAAACGCCCGTTTAGTGGAGAAGGTGAGGGAGGCTTTAGATCGGGAGGGGTTTTCACATGTAAAGATCATCGTCTCCGGCGGATTTAACCCCGACAAAATCGCCCTCTTCGAGAAAAAGGAGGCACCCGTGGATATCTACGCAGTGGGGAGCTCCCTCTTTGAGGGAAAATACGACTTCACCGCCGACGTCGTAATGGTTGACGGGGAAAGGGAGGCCAAAACTGGGAGAGAGTACCGGCCCGTCAGGCCCAGGGAATAGGCCATTGAGAAAAGGAGTTGACTTGGGAGGAAGGGTGTGCTACAAATTCCTCTTCCGCCCGGCAAAGGGGCCTTTGGATTTTGCCACCCCAGAGAGAAGATAAGAGGAAGGTGATCGTACAGATCGCCTCTTATAGCACCCTCGGCCTAGAGATGGGGTTGGCGGTGGCCGTAGGGGTCGGTATTGGCTATTACCTCGACAAATGGTTGGGGACAGGACCGTGGTTCCTCATCATCTTTCTCTTTTTTGGGATCGTCGCAGGCTTCCGGAGTCTGTATCGGGCGCTGAAGCGTCTGGAAAGGGAGGACAAAGGGGATTAATGGCTAAAGAGATGAGGTTGGCCTCTCTGGAGAGGACCCAATGGGTCATACTCTCCCTTCTTACCCTCGGGAGTCTGGCCTTCTGGGATTGGAGGATTACCCTAGGTGTGATCATGGGGGGTGTCATCGTCATCTTGAACTTCAAGGCCTTGAGGAGGATCGTCGAAGGGGGGTTCTCTGAAGGAGGGATATCCAAGTCCTTCTTCCTTAAATACGCCATAAAATTCCTCTTGCTGCTTGCCGCAGTAGCGGGGGGCGCCTTCCTGCTGCGGGGTGTGATAAACCTGGTGGCCTTCCTGGTGGGGCTGCTCACCATCTTTCTAGCCATCCTGGCCGAGGGGATAAGGGGATATCGATATAGCAACGAAGATAGGGAGAAGGCCGATGGGACATGAGCACTTCAGCGTTTGCAATATGATCCCCTTTTTGAACCAGCTTCCTCCCCATGTCGCCAATGCGATTGTGGTGATCGTCTTCCTTTTGGTCATCGCCCACCTGGGGACCAGGGGGTTGCGCAAGGAGCCCAAAAAATACTTTGTCCCCGAGAAAAAGCTGACTTTCCGCACTGCGGTGGAGATGATCGTAGAGGGGATCCTCAAGATCGTTAAGGACAATATGGGTCCCCGGGGGCCAGAGTTCATGATGATCATCGGGACCTTGGCCCTCTTCATCTTTGTGTCAAACGTCCTGGGCCTGGTACCGGGTTTTCACTCCCCCACCGAGACCTTAAACACCACAGGGGCTTGTGCCATCACCGTTTTTTCCCTCACCCACTATTACGGCTTTAGGGAACATGGTATAAAGTACATCAAACATTTTACCGGGCCGGTCATCTGGCTGGCCCCCCTGATGGTCCCCATCGAACTTATCGGACACCTTGTCCGCCCTGTATCCCTCTCCGTGCGTCTGTTTGGGAATATATTCGGGGATCATTATATTTGCGCCATCGTCTTTGGGCTGGTCCCCTTCCTGGTCCCCTTGCCCATGATGCTATTGGGGATATTCGTGGCCCTCGTTCAAACCCTGGTCTTCATCCTCCTCTCCATGGCCTACTTTTCCGGGGCCATAGAGGAGCTTGAGCATGAAGGATAAAAATATATCCTTTGCTTATCAAGAATTATGATGAGGTTGTTGAATAGTGTCAAAGAAAGGAGGTGAGAGGGTGCTCAAAAAGATCGTATTCCTCATTTTGGTGTCCGCCTTTGCCTTGGGAGCGGCTGGTGTGGCCTTGGCCGCGGAGGCGGCGGCGGAAGGGCTACCACCCAATGTGAAGATGGCCATCGCCATTGGGGCAGGCTTTGGTATCGCCATCGCTGCCTTTGGTGGGGCCCTGGGGCAAAGCCGGGGTATCGCCTCGGCCCTGGATGGGATCGCCAGAAATCCAGCGGCCTCGGGGAAGATAGTCACCCCAATGATCATCGGTCTGGCCATGATCGAGTCGCTGGTCATCTACTCCCTACTGGTATCCCTCTTGTTGGTGTTCAAGCTCTAATAAGGCCGAAATATCTTCGGCCCATGCGGTGTGGTGAGTGTTGGGCAGGTCCAAACGGCCTGCCCTTTATTTCTTGACAACTTCTCAATATTGTTTTAAATTTACAAATCCTCTACTTTCTGTTAGAATTGGAAAGGAGGAAGAGAAATTATGTACGCTGTAGTGGAAACAGGGGGAAAGCAATACAAGGTAACCAAAGGGGACCGCATCAGGGTGGAGCGGATAGAGGGGGAGGTGGGGAAAAGGGTCGAATTAGACAAGGTCCTCTTGATCAAGGGAGAGGATGGGATAAAATTGGGAACCCCCACCTTGGCAGGGGCGAAGGTAGTGGGAAAGATAAAATTACAGGGTAGGGGGAAAAAGATCGTCATTTTCAAATATAAAAGGAGAAAAAACTATCGTCGGAAACAAGGACATCGACAACACTATACCTGGATAGAAGTCGAGGAAATTATCAGCTAAAGGAGGGAGAGGTGGCCCATAAAAAGGCAGGAGGAAGCTCCAGAAACGGCAGGGATACTGTAGGCCGAAGGTTAGGGGTAAAGAGGTTTGGCGGCCAGACGGTCACGGCGGGGAGCATCTTGGTGAGACAAAGGGGGACCAAGATCTTCCCTGGCGCGAACGTGGGGCTCGGCCGCGACTATACCCTCTTTGCCAAGATCGACGGTATCGTGAATTTTGAATCCAAGGGCAAAGATAGGAAGAAGGTAAGCGTATACCCCATAGAGACAGCGGCATCAGCCGCTTCCTAATCCCTCCTTTTCGGTATACCTTTTGTCCATGTACCTTTCATAATCCCCCTTCCCTTTGCTGTCATGCAACTCATCGATGATGTCAAGATCTGGGTCAAAGGGGGTGATGGGGGGAGGGGATGTGTGAGTTTTCGAAAGGAGAAGTTCACCCCCCGAGGGGGACCGGACGGTGGTGACGGCGGCAGGGGGGGGGATGTAATTTTGGTGGCCAAGGAAGCACTGTCCACCCTCTTGGACCTGAGGTATCAGCAGAGCTATAGGGCCGAAAATGGAGCCCATGGACGAGGGAAAAACCAGCACGGCAAAAGCGGTAAGGATCTGATCATCCCCATCCCAGTTGGCACGGTGGTAAAGGAGGTGGAAACAGGTAAGATCCTGAAGGACCTCGCGGCAGAGGGGGAAGAGTATCTGGCGGCAGAGGGAGGAAGGGGAGGAAGGGGAAATGCCAGGTTTGCTACCTCAACCCGTCAGGCCCCTCGATTCGCTGAAGCTGGGGAAAAGGGGCAGCAGAGGTGGCTCAAACTGGAGCTCAAGCTCCTCGCCGATGTGGGATTAGTAGGTCGTCCCAATGTGGGCAAATCCACTCTCCTGAGGAAGATATCCGCCGCCCGCCCCAAAGTAGCAGATTACCCTTTTACCACCCTTACCCCCCATCTGGGGGTGGTCTCCTATGAGGAATTCAAAAGTTTCGTAATGGCCGATATCCCCGGACTCATCGCTGGGGCCCATCAGGGAGCGGGATTGGGAAGTAGGTTTCTGCGTCATATCGAAAGGACAATTCTCCTCGTCCACCTCTTGGACATCTCCATTGATCCCCAAGAGGACCCGTGGCGTCAGTTTGAGGAGATCAACGAAGAACTGGGCACATTCCATCCCTCCCTTTTAGAGAGGCCCCAACTGGCCGTATTAAATAAGATAGATCTGTCTGAGGTGAGGAGGAGGATACCCCAGATCAGGAGGTCCTTCAAAGGCAACGGGGTGGAGCTCTTTCCCATCTCCGCCCTTACTGGAGAAGGGGTGAACGAGTTGGTGCGGGAAATAGGCTATCGATGGGAAGGATTAAGGGGAGAGGCCCATGGATGAGAGGGAGCTGAGGAATGAGATAATGCGGGATGTGCGCCGTGCGGTGATAAAGCTAGGCAGCAGCCTCCTCGTCTCCTTGGGCACAGGTCTAAACAAAGACTCCATCTACAGGCTGACGGAGGAGTTGGCCTGGCTCAAGAAAAGGGGGAGGCAGATAGTGATGGTCTCTTCAGGGGCCATCGCGGCGGGAATGGAAAGATTAAATATCAAAAAGAGGCCCAAGACCATCTCCGAGCTGCAGGCCGCTGCAGCTATAGGCCAAAGTACCCTCATGCATGTCTATGAGGAGGCCTTTGCCCCCTGGGGGCTTAAGGTGGGCCAGGTTCTTCTCACCCATGAAGACATGAGGGAGCGGAAAAGGTACATCAACTCCCGCAATACGTTGCTGACCCTGTTGGACATGGGGGTAATCCCCATCATCAATGAGAACGACTCCGTGGTAGTGGAGGAGATCAAGTTTGGCGATAACGACCTGCTGGGCGCCCTGGTCACCTCTTTGGTGGACGCAGATCTCCTGCTCATCCTAACCGACACTGAGGGTCTGTACGATGGTGAGCCGCAAAGAGGGGGAAAGCTCATCTCCTTGGTGAAAAAGGTGAATAAAGAGGTAGAGGAAATGGCCAAGGGATCACAGACAGAGATCAGCATCGGGGGGATGGTGAGCAAGGTAGGAGCAGCAAAGCTTGCCGCCCGTTT is from Deltaproteobacteria bacterium and encodes:
- a CDS encoding quinolinate phosphoribosyl transferase, which gives rise to MSTGSKIKLQGNLEARLPISVFDLPVQEIRRGYRSDVYFWREKLILERDRHNPIVTMQVFQKKHAVLCGVDEAIAILQVGTGHYTDLKRAHKLFDRLMNIKMDLRRCRYTDKELFLSLIAERLEVEGELDSIWVNEFDQLKITALRDGDEIEPYETVMNIEGPAASFAHLETVYLGVMARRTKIATNVRKCVQAAQGKPVIFFGARFDHFSVQGGDGYAASIGGAEAVSTDAGAEWWGSRGIGTIPHALIACYRGDTALATYKFYEHIAKGSDIKVIALVDYHNDSVGTSLEVARKLKDILWAIRLDTSNTMVDRCLWEEMMQFDPRGVNARLVEKVREALDREGFSHVKIIVSGGFNPDKIALFEKKEAPVDIYAVGSSLFEGKYDFTADVVMVDGEREAKTGREYRPVRPRE
- a CDS encoding AtpZ/AtpI family protein, which encodes MGLAVAVGVGIGYYLDKWLGTGPWFLIIFLFFGIVAGFRSLYRALKRLEREDKGD
- a CDS encoding ATP synthase subunit I; its protein translation is MAKEMRLASLERTQWVILSLLTLGSLAFWDWRITLGVIMGGVIVILNFKALRRIVEGGFSEGGISKSFFLKYAIKFLLLLAAVAGGAFLLRGVINLVAFLVGLLTIFLAILAEGIRGYRYSNEDREKADGT
- the atpB gene encoding F0F1 ATP synthase subunit A, which gives rise to MGHEHFSVCNMIPFLNQLPPHVANAIVVIVFLLVIAHLGTRGLRKEPKKYFVPEKKLTFRTAVEMIVEGILKIVKDNMGPRGPEFMMIIGTLALFIFVSNVLGLVPGFHSPTETLNTTGACAITVFSLTHYYGFREHGIKYIKHFTGPVIWLAPLMVPIELIGHLVRPVSLSVRLFGNIFGDHYICAIVFGLVPFLVPLPMMLLGIFVALVQTLVFILLSMAYFSGAIEELEHEG
- a CDS encoding ATP synthase F0 subunit C, with amino-acid sequence MAIAIGAGFGIAIAAFGGALGQSRGIASALDGIARNPAASGKIVTPMIIGLAMIESLVIYSLLVSLLLVFKL
- the rplU gene encoding 50S ribosomal protein L21 gives rise to the protein MYAVVETGGKQYKVTKGDRIRVERIEGEVGKRVELDKVLLIKGEDGIKLGTPTLAGAKVVGKIKLQGRGKKIVIFKYKRRKNYRRKQGHRQHYTWIEVEEIIS
- the rpmA gene encoding 50S ribosomal protein L27, which codes for MAHKKAGGSSRNGRDTVGRRLGVKRFGGQTVTAGSILVRQRGTKIFPGANVGLGRDYTLFAKIDGIVNFESKGKDRKKVSVYPIETAASAAS
- the obgE gene encoding GTPase ObgE, encoding MQLIDDVKIWVKGGDGGRGCVSFRKEKFTPRGGPDGGDGGRGGDVILVAKEALSTLLDLRYQQSYRAENGAHGRGKNQHGKSGKDLIIPIPVGTVVKEVETGKILKDLAAEGEEYLAAEGGRGGRGNARFATSTRQAPRFAEAGEKGQQRWLKLELKLLADVGLVGRPNVGKSTLLRKISAARPKVADYPFTTLTPHLGVVSYEEFKSFVMADIPGLIAGAHQGAGLGSRFLRHIERTILLVHLLDISIDPQEDPWRQFEEINEELGTFHPSLLERPQLAVLNKIDLSEVRRRIPQIRRSFKGNGVELFPISALTGEGVNELVREIGYRWEGLRGEAHG
- the proB gene encoding glutamate 5-kinase, translated to MRNEIMRDVRRAVIKLGSSLLVSLGTGLNKDSIYRLTEELAWLKKRGRQIVMVSSGAIAAGMERLNIKKRPKTISELQAAAAIGQSTLMHVYEEAFAPWGLKVGQVLLTHEDMRERKRYINSRNTLLTLLDMGVIPIINENDSVVVEEIKFGDNDLLGALVTSLVDADLLLILTDTEGLYDGEPQRGGKLISLVKKVNKEVEEMAKGSQTEISIGGMVSKVGAAKLAARFGVPTVVTSGRAQGVLERVFTGELIGTLFLAHSEKLKGRKQWIGFTLRPKGRLKLDRGAQKAIVKGGKSLLPSGIIAVDGDFGRGDPVSCLDPQGKELARGLVNYDSYELRKIMGQQSSQIEEVLGYKYTDEVIHRDNLVIL